One part of the Glycine soja cultivar W05 chromosome 11, ASM419377v2, whole genome shotgun sequence genome encodes these proteins:
- the LOC114374136 gene encoding squamosa promoter-binding-like protein 3 — protein MAKTPSEEEREMDNGNDEEGGEGEVGAKMVQNIKIKLVCGKDSGSRTASSSSHSFCQADECGVNLSMAKSYNRRHKVCERHAKAPVVLVSSIRQRFCQQCSKFHELAEFDDTKRSCRKTLAGHNERRRKARIDVSLGGGEQHQSHF, from the exons ATGGCAAAAACACCATctgaagaagagagagaaatggaTAATGGAAACGATGAGGAGGGTGGTGAAGGAGAAGTGGGAGCTAAAATGGTacagaatataaaaataaagttagtGTGTGGTAAGGATTCAGGTTCAAGAACAGCCTCGTCGTCTAGCCACAGTTTTTGTCAGGCCGATGAATGTGGTGTGAACTTGAGCATGGCCAAGAGTTACAACCGCCGTCACAAGGTTTGTGAGAGACATGCTAAGGCTCCTGTTGTTTTAGTTTCTAGCATTCGTCAGAGGTTCTGCCAGCAATGTAGTAA GTTCCATGAACTTGCAGAGTTTGATGACACCAAAAGAAGTTGCAGGAAAACATTGGCAGGGCATAATGAGCGTAGAAGAAAAGCTCGCATAGACGTATCCTTAGGAGGTGGTGAACAGCATCAGTCACATTTCTAA